One genomic region from Phycodurus eques isolate BA_2022a chromosome 16, UOR_Pequ_1.1, whole genome shotgun sequence encodes:
- the mgrn1b gene encoding E3 ubiquitin-protein ligase MGRN1b isoform X1: MGSILSRRIAGVEDIDIQANSAYRFPPKSGNYFASHFFMGGEKFDTPHPEGYLFGENMDLNFLGNRPVQFPYITPAPHEPVKTLRSLVNIRKDSLRLVRYKDDSDTPVEEGGKPKVQYGVEFTFDADARVAITLYCQAFEEFSNGMAVYSPKDATMASETVHYKRGVSQQFSMPSFKIDFSEWREEDLNFDLDRGVFPMVIQAVVDEGDDCLGHAHVLLAAFERHVDGSFSVKPLKQKQIVDRVSYLLQEIYGIENKNNQETKPSDDENSDNSNECVVCLSDLRDTLILPCRHLCLCNSCADTLRYQANNCPICRLPFRALLQIRAVRKKPGALSPVSFSPVLAQTMDHDEHSGTDSVPPGFEPVSLLEALNGLRSVSPAVPSAPLYEDVNSSSGDGGRQLSSPEHLSDGGLQKGKVSKSPDSTLRSPSSPIQEEDEEKLSEMSDAQPHTLLSSSPAPTDATATEDVADSLSPDEEDRMHAGDILQDCGSERSSLTKTESDPPGELSLPGSSESTESLKSQSTNCSSQPLLCPADSFHREDEHLLP; this comes from the exons ATGGGCTCCATCCTGAGTCGCAGAATCGCCGGGGTTGAAGACATCGACATCCAAGCTAACTCGGCCTATCGTTTCCCACCGAAATCTG GCAATTATTTCGCCAGTCACTTCTTCATGGGAGGGGAGAAGTTTGACACTCCACATCCCGAGGGATACCTTTTTGGGGAGAACATGGATTTAAATTTCCTGGGAAACAGGCCAGTGCAG TTCCCCTACATCACGCCCGCACCCCACGAGCCTGTAAAAACGCTCCGGAGTCTAGTGAACATTCGGAAGGACTCGTTGCGTTTGGTCAG GTATAAAGACGACTCCGACACGCCGGTGGAGGAGGGCGGCAAACCAAAGGTCCAGTACGGCGTGGAGTTCACCTTTGACGCAGATGCTCGGGTGGCCATCACTCTCTACTGCCAGGCCTTTGAGGAATTCTCCAATGGGATGGCCGT GTACAGCCCGAAGGATGCAACCATGGCCTCGGAGACGGTCCACTACAAGAGGGGCGTCAGCCAGCAGTTCTCCATGCCCTCTTTCAAGATAGACTTCAGCGAGTGGAGGGAGGAAGAC CTCAACTTTGACCTCGACCGAGGGGTGTTTCCCATGGTGATCCAAGCCGTGGTCGACGAAGGGGATG ACTGCCTCGGACATGCTCATGTTCTTTTGGCAGCCTTTGAACGA CACGTTGATGGCAGTTTCTCCGTCAAGCCACTGAAGCAAAAGCAAATT GTGGACCGTGTGAGCTACCTCTTACAGGAGATCTACGGCATCGAGAACAAGAACAACCAAGAGACAAAG CCGTCAGACGACGAGAACAGCGACAACAGCAACGAGTGCGTGGTGTGTTTGTCGGACCTGCGGGACACGCTCATCCTGCCCTGCAGACATCTCTGCCTCTGCAACTCGTGCGCCGACACCTTGCGCTACCAAGCCAACAACTGTCCCATCTGCAGACTGC CCTTCAGAGCCTTGTTGCAGATCCGAGCTGTGCGGAAAAAGCCCGGCGCGCTCTCCCCCGTCTCCTTCAGTCCTGTTCTGGCGCAGACGATGGACCACGACGAGCACTCT GGCACTGACTCAGTGCCGCCTGGCTTTGAGCCCGTCTCTCTGTTGGAGGCCCTGAACGGGTTGCGGTCCGTGTCGCCCGCCGTCCCCTCGGCGCCCCTCTACGAGGACGTCAACTCTTCGAGCGGCGACGGGGGCCGGCAGCTGAGCTCCCCCGAGCATCTGAGCGACGGCGGTCTGCAGAAAGGCAAAGTCAGCAAATCACCTGAtag CACGCTGAGGTCCCCATCTTCTCCCAtccaggaggaggatgaggagaagCTGTCGGAGATGTCGGACGCTCAGCCGCACACGCTCCTGTCCAGCAGTCCCGCTCCCACAGAC GCCACAGCAACCGAGGACGTAGCAGACTCGCTGTCCCCGGATGAGG AGGACAGGATGCACGCCGGCGACATCCTCCAGGACTGCGGCAGCGAACGCAGCAGCTTGACCAAAACAGAGAGCGACCCTCCGGGCGAACTGTCGTTGCCAG GGTCGTCCGAGTCCACGGAGAGCCTGAAGAGTCAGAGCACAAACTGCTCCAGCCAGCCTCTCCTGTGCCCCGCCGACAGCTTCCACAGAGAAGACGAGCACCTCCTCCCTTGA
- the mgrn1b gene encoding E3 ubiquitin-protein ligase MGRN1b isoform X2, with amino-acid sequence MGSILSRRIAGVEDIDIQANSAYRFPPKSGNYFASHFFMGGEKFDTPHPEGYLFGENMDLNFLGNRPVQFPYITPAPHEPVKTLRSLVNIRKDSLRLVRYKDDSDTPVEEGGKPKVQYGVEFTFDADARVAITLYCQAFEEFSNGMAVYSPKDATMASETVHYKRGVSQQFSMPSFKIDFSEWREEDLNFDLDRGVFPMVIQAVVDEGDDCLGHAHVLLAAFERHVDGSFSVKPLKQKQIVDRVSYLLQEIYGIENKNNQETKPSDDENSDNSNECVVCLSDLRDTLILPCRHLCLCNSCADTLRYQANNCPICRLPFRALLQIRAVRKKPGALSPVSFSPVLAQTMDHDEHSGTDSVPPGFEPVSLLEALNGLRSVSPAVPSAPLYEDVNSSSGDGGRQLSSPEHLSDGGLQKGKVSKSPDSTLRSPSSPIQEEDEEKLSEMSDAQPHTLLSSSPAPTDATATEDVADSLSPDEEDRMHAGDILQDCGSERSSLTKTESDPPGELSLPALGPDSCSIGMEE; translated from the exons ATGGGCTCCATCCTGAGTCGCAGAATCGCCGGGGTTGAAGACATCGACATCCAAGCTAACTCGGCCTATCGTTTCCCACCGAAATCTG GCAATTATTTCGCCAGTCACTTCTTCATGGGAGGGGAGAAGTTTGACACTCCACATCCCGAGGGATACCTTTTTGGGGAGAACATGGATTTAAATTTCCTGGGAAACAGGCCAGTGCAG TTCCCCTACATCACGCCCGCACCCCACGAGCCTGTAAAAACGCTCCGGAGTCTAGTGAACATTCGGAAGGACTCGTTGCGTTTGGTCAG GTATAAAGACGACTCCGACACGCCGGTGGAGGAGGGCGGCAAACCAAAGGTCCAGTACGGCGTGGAGTTCACCTTTGACGCAGATGCTCGGGTGGCCATCACTCTCTACTGCCAGGCCTTTGAGGAATTCTCCAATGGGATGGCCGT GTACAGCCCGAAGGATGCAACCATGGCCTCGGAGACGGTCCACTACAAGAGGGGCGTCAGCCAGCAGTTCTCCATGCCCTCTTTCAAGATAGACTTCAGCGAGTGGAGGGAGGAAGAC CTCAACTTTGACCTCGACCGAGGGGTGTTTCCCATGGTGATCCAAGCCGTGGTCGACGAAGGGGATG ACTGCCTCGGACATGCTCATGTTCTTTTGGCAGCCTTTGAACGA CACGTTGATGGCAGTTTCTCCGTCAAGCCACTGAAGCAAAAGCAAATT GTGGACCGTGTGAGCTACCTCTTACAGGAGATCTACGGCATCGAGAACAAGAACAACCAAGAGACAAAG CCGTCAGACGACGAGAACAGCGACAACAGCAACGAGTGCGTGGTGTGTTTGTCGGACCTGCGGGACACGCTCATCCTGCCCTGCAGACATCTCTGCCTCTGCAACTCGTGCGCCGACACCTTGCGCTACCAAGCCAACAACTGTCCCATCTGCAGACTGC CCTTCAGAGCCTTGTTGCAGATCCGAGCTGTGCGGAAAAAGCCCGGCGCGCTCTCCCCCGTCTCCTTCAGTCCTGTTCTGGCGCAGACGATGGACCACGACGAGCACTCT GGCACTGACTCAGTGCCGCCTGGCTTTGAGCCCGTCTCTCTGTTGGAGGCCCTGAACGGGTTGCGGTCCGTGTCGCCCGCCGTCCCCTCGGCGCCCCTCTACGAGGACGTCAACTCTTCGAGCGGCGACGGGGGCCGGCAGCTGAGCTCCCCCGAGCATCTGAGCGACGGCGGTCTGCAGAAAGGCAAAGTCAGCAAATCACCTGAtag CACGCTGAGGTCCCCATCTTCTCCCAtccaggaggaggatgaggagaagCTGTCGGAGATGTCGGACGCTCAGCCGCACACGCTCCTGTCCAGCAGTCCCGCTCCCACAGAC GCCACAGCAACCGAGGACGTAGCAGACTCGCTGTCCCCGGATGAGG AGGACAGGATGCACGCCGGCGACATCCTCCAGGACTGCGGCAGCGAACGCAGCAGCTTGACCAAAACAGAGAGCGACCCTCCGGGCGAACTGTCGTTGCCAG CCCTAGGTCCCGACTCCTGCTCTATTGGTATGGAGGAGTAA
- the polr3k gene encoding DNA-directed RNA polymerase III subunit RPC10 produces the protein MLLFCPTCGNVLIVEEGQKCLRFACNTCPYVHNVTRKVNYRKYPKLKEVDDVLGGAAAWENVDSTAETCPKCEHPRAYFMQIQTRSADEPMTTFYKCCNAQCGHRWRD, from the exons ATGCTTCTTTTTTGTCCGACCTGCGGGAATGTTTTGATCGTCGAAGAGGGACAGAAGTGCTTGAGGTTTGCGTGTAATACTTGTCCCTATGTTCATAACGTCACGAGAAAG GTAAACTATAGAAAGTACCCCAAGTTAAAGGAAGTGGATGATGTTTTGGGTGGAGCTGCTGCTTGGGAAAATGTGGATTCCACTGCTG AAACCTGTCCAAAGTGTGAGCATCCTCGGGCATATTTCATGCAGATTCAGACCCGATCCGCCGACGAACCCATGACCACTTTCTACAAATGCTGCAATGCCCAATGTGGACACAGATGGAGAGATTAA
- the cdip1 gene encoding cell death-inducing p53-target protein 1 — MSSDPPPPYPGGPSAPLIEEKNGQAGSARTGPPQGQPLPPDYGPPPYEGPHPGFLPPHVPGDGPMPMPMPMHMPPPPQVGAYPPHGHFPHPMPGHIGPGGPGPFVHMGGHTATTVMAPPGGATTVTVLQGEMFQMSPVQTVCPHCQQAIVTRISHDVGLMNTLFCLFCFFVGCDLGCCLIPCLIDDLKDVTHSCPYCKGYIYTYKRIC, encoded by the exons ATGTCCAGCGATCCTCCTCCGCCATACCCCGGCGGTCCTAGTGCTCCCCTCATCGAGGAGAAAAATGGAcaagcag GTTCTGCAAGGACAGGGCCCCCGCAGGGTCAACCTCTACCTCCAGACTACGGCCCACCCCCGTATGAAGGCCCACACCCGGGCTTCCTCCCTCCACACGTCCCCGGAGATGGGCCCATGCCCATGCCCATGCCAATGCATATGCCCCCGCCACCCCAAG TTGGCGCTTACCCGCCACACGGCCACTTCCCGCACCCCATGCCCGGCCACATAGGCCCCGGCGGTCCCGGCCCCTTCGTGCACATGGGGGGCCACACGGCGACCACCGTCATGGCCCCGCCGGGCGGCGCCACTACGGTGACGGTGCTGCAAGGCGAGATGTTCCAGATGTCGCCGGTGCAGACTGTTTGTCCGCACTGCCAGCAGGCAATCGTCACACGCATCTCCCATGACGTGGGCCTCATGAACACCCTCTTCTGTCTCTTCTGCTTCTTCGTGGG GTGCGATCTGGGCTGCTGCTTGATTCCTTGTCTGATCGACGACCTGAAGGATGTGACGCACAGCTGCCCTTACTGCAAGGGCTACATCTACACATACAAACGTATATGCTAA